A genomic stretch from Anopheles nili chromosome X, idAnoNiliSN_F5_01, whole genome shotgun sequence includes:
- the LOC128728405 gene encoding hydroxyacylglutathione hydrolase, mitochondrial isoform X1: MSLLNLLPHRVSQRLTALYFTVSSFSLQRRPHTIQTNAMASMTVTKIPALKDNFMYLVMCNATRKAAVVDPVEPDRVLEVVREQECKLNQVLTTHHHWDHAGGNEALHKRFLENTDWGELVVYGGNDDRIAQLTNRVKQDDTFEIGQLRVRCLSTPCHTTSHICYYIESDQDRAVFTGDTLFLAGCGRFFEGTAQQMYDALIGQLSTLPDETHVYCGHEYALQNLRFGHLVEPDNEDIRAMLERAQETDLEGRRALVPSTIGQEKRINVFMRVREAAVQAFAGKTTPVETMQAVRAAKDKM, from the exons ATGTCCCTGCTGAATCTGCTTCCACACCGTGTTTCACAGCGACTGACCGCGCTTTATTTCACCG TATCGAGTTTTAGTTTGCAACGGCGACCGCACACCATCCAGACGAACGCGATGGCTAGCATGACGGTAACGAAGATTCCGGCGTTGAAAGACAACTTCATGTACTTGGTGATGTGTAACGCGACACGCAAGGCAGCCGTCGTAGATCCGGTTGAACCGGACCGCGTGCTGGAGGTGGTTCGCGAACAAGAATGTAAGCTGAACCAAGTGTTGACGACGCATCACCACTGGGATCATGCCGGTGGTAATGAAGCCCTACACAAGCGCTTCCTCGAGAACACTGACTGGGGCGAGCTGGTCGTGTACGGCGGGAACGACGATCGCATCGCACAGCTGACTAACCGCGTGAAGCAAGACGACACGTTCGAAATCGGACAACTGCGTGTTCGCTGCCTGTCCACGCCGTGCCACACTACGTCCCACATTTGCTACTACATCGAGTCTGACCAGGATCGGGCGGTGTTTACCGGCGACACGCTCTTCTTGGCTGGTTGTGGCCGCTTCTTCGAGGGAACCGCACAGCAGATGTACGACGCGCTAATCGGGCAGCTCTCAACCCTGCCGGACGAAACACACGTGTACTGCGGTCATGAGTATGCGTTGCAAAACCTACGCTTCGGGCATTTGGTCGAACCGGACAATGAAGACATCCGGGCGATGCTGGAACGGGCACAAGAGACCGATCTCGAAGGCAGACGTGCTCTTGTGCCATCCACGATCGGCCAGGAAAAACGCATCAACGTGTTCATGCGCGTCCGGGAAGCGGCCGTTCAAGCGTTCGCTGGTAAAACTACACCGGTTGAAACCATGCAAGCAGTACGGGCTGCAAAGGACAAAATGTAG
- the LOC128728405 gene encoding hydroxyacylglutathione hydrolase, mitochondrial isoform X2 produces the protein MASMTVTKIPALKDNFMYLVMCNATRKAAVVDPVEPDRVLEVVREQECKLNQVLTTHHHWDHAGGNEALHKRFLENTDWGELVVYGGNDDRIAQLTNRVKQDDTFEIGQLRVRCLSTPCHTTSHICYYIESDQDRAVFTGDTLFLAGCGRFFEGTAQQMYDALIGQLSTLPDETHVYCGHEYALQNLRFGHLVEPDNEDIRAMLERAQETDLEGRRALVPSTIGQEKRINVFMRVREAAVQAFAGKTTPVETMQAVRAAKDKM, from the coding sequence ATGGCTAGCATGACGGTAACGAAGATTCCGGCGTTGAAAGACAACTTCATGTACTTGGTGATGTGTAACGCGACACGCAAGGCAGCCGTCGTAGATCCGGTTGAACCGGACCGCGTGCTGGAGGTGGTTCGCGAACAAGAATGTAAGCTGAACCAAGTGTTGACGACGCATCACCACTGGGATCATGCCGGTGGTAATGAAGCCCTACACAAGCGCTTCCTCGAGAACACTGACTGGGGCGAGCTGGTCGTGTACGGCGGGAACGACGATCGCATCGCACAGCTGACTAACCGCGTGAAGCAAGACGACACGTTCGAAATCGGACAACTGCGTGTTCGCTGCCTGTCCACGCCGTGCCACACTACGTCCCACATTTGCTACTACATCGAGTCTGACCAGGATCGGGCGGTGTTTACCGGCGACACGCTCTTCTTGGCTGGTTGTGGCCGCTTCTTCGAGGGAACCGCACAGCAGATGTACGACGCGCTAATCGGGCAGCTCTCAACCCTGCCGGACGAAACACACGTGTACTGCGGTCATGAGTATGCGTTGCAAAACCTACGCTTCGGGCATTTGGTCGAACCGGACAATGAAGACATCCGGGCGATGCTGGAACGGGCACAAGAGACCGATCTCGAAGGCAGACGTGCTCTTGTGCCATCCACGATCGGCCAGGAAAAACGCATCAACGTGTTCATGCGCGTCCGGGAAGCGGCCGTTCAAGCGTTCGCTGGTAAAACTACACCGGTTGAAACCATGCAAGCAGTACGGGCTGCAAAGGACAAAATGTAG